Proteins encoded in a region of the Clostridium butyricum genome:
- a CDS encoding Na+/H+ antiporter NhaC family protein, with amino-acid sequence MKNFRKYYVFLLTLLVFMMPSIAAFASDDVAGDNAAKFGLLTILPPLVAIALAFITKNVVISLFLGTVSGCFLLQISGNNIIYAIIHSFLDFVQRALNSLADPWNAGIVLQVMVIGGVISLVSKMGGAKAIAEALAKRAKTPRSAQLITWLLGILVFFDDYANSLIVGPIMKPVADKMKISREKLSFIIDATAAPIAGIMIISTWIGLEVGLIKDGFESIGQSADAFGVFLNTIPYRFYNILILIFVVATSYFLRDFGPMRKAEIKARKGQISETNKEIALDKAAEDEMAPKEGVKLSIWNAIIPIGALMISALISFYYSGYTSIMGGEDAALQAIMTNSPMSFTAIREAFSASDASVALFQSALFASIVAIAMGVGKKIFTFSEAVDVWVDGMKGLIITGVILILAWSLSSVIKELGTAAFLVQMLSNSVPKFLLPSIIFILGAVISFATGTAYGTMGILMPLAIPLSYSISPDFGYVVISTSAVLTGAIFGDHCSPISDTTIMSSMGAGCHHIDHVKTQMPYALTVAAITVICGYIPAGLGISVWIVLPIAAIVTCGVVYFVGKPVDNVEE; translated from the coding sequence ATGAAAAATTTCAGAAAGTATTATGTATTTTTATTAACACTTTTAGTGTTTATGATGCCATCTATTGCAGCTTTTGCATCAGATGATGTTGCGGGGGATAATGCTGCTAAGTTTGGTCTATTAACAATATTACCACCTTTAGTTGCAATAGCATTAGCATTTATAACAAAGAATGTTGTTATTTCACTATTTTTAGGTACAGTATCAGGATGTTTCTTATTGCAAATTTCAGGAAATAATATAATTTACGCAATTATTCACTCTTTCTTAGATTTTGTTCAAAGAGCATTAAATTCATTAGCAGATCCATGGAATGCAGGTATAGTTCTTCAGGTAATGGTTATCGGAGGAGTTATAAGTTTAGTAAGCAAAATGGGTGGGGCAAAAGCAATAGCGGAAGCACTTGCAAAAAGAGCTAAAACGCCAAGAAGTGCACAATTAATTACATGGTTATTAGGTATTTTAGTATTTTTTGATGACTATGCAAATTCATTAATTGTTGGACCAATAATGAAGCCAGTTGCAGATAAAATGAAAATATCTAGAGAAAAATTATCATTTATTATTGATGCTACAGCAGCACCAATAGCAGGAATTATGATAATATCAACATGGATTGGTTTAGAAGTTGGATTAATAAAGGATGGTTTCGAATCAATAGGACAAAGTGCTGATGCCTTTGGAGTATTTTTAAATACTATACCATACAGATTTTATAACATATTAATATTGATTTTTGTTGTAGCTACATCATACTTTTTAAGGGATTTCGGACCTATGAGAAAAGCAGAAATAAAAGCAAGAAAAGGACAAATCTCAGAAACAAATAAGGAAATTGCTTTAGATAAAGCTGCTGAAGATGAAATGGCGCCTAAAGAAGGTGTGAAATTAAGTATATGGAATGCAATTATACCAATTGGAGCACTTATGATATCAGCGTTAATAAGCTTTTATTATAGTGGATATACTTCAATAATGGGTGGTGAGGATGCAGCATTACAAGCTATAATGACAAATTCACCAATGTCATTTACAGCAATAAGAGAAGCATTTAGTGCATCAGATGCATCAGTAGCATTATTCCAGTCAGCCTTATTTGCATCTATAGTTGCTATAGCAATGGGCGTTGGCAAAAAAATATTTACATTCTCAGAGGCTGTAGATGTATGGGTTGATGGAATGAAAGGATTAATAATAACAGGAGTTATATTAATACTTGCATGGTCATTAAGTTCCGTAATAAAAGAACTTGGTACAGCAGCATTTTTAGTTCAAATGCTTTCAAATTCAGTACCTAAATTCTTACTACCAAGTATAATATTCATCTTAGGTGCAGTTATTTCATTTGCAACAGGAACTGCTTACGGAACTATGGGAATATTAATGCCTCTTGCGATTCCACTTTCTTATTCAATATCACCTGACTTTGGATATGTAGTAATAAGTACAAGTGCAGTTTTAACAGGTGCGATATTTGGAGATCATTGTTCACCAATATCTGATACAACAATTATGTCATCTATGGGTGCTGGTTGCCATCATATTGACCACGTAAAAACACAAATGCCATATGCATTAACAGTTGCGGCAATCACAGTAATTTGTGGATATATTCCTGCTGGTTTAGGAATATCAGTATGGATTGTACTTCCTATTGCAGCAATAGTAACATGTGGAGTAGTTTATTTTGTTGGTAAGCCTGTAGATAATGTTGAAGAATAG
- a CDS encoding FUSC family protein: MRIINSFQLPKLGLRNIKTAVAVSLCMIVFNMINRENPFFACIAAVFCMKDTVSNSIYMGINRIVGTIIGGFIGIILIYLSTKIPFLYSISPIVTGMGISISIYICTLLKKGESVIVSCIVISGIMINNSSQFHSYTYAISRSIDTIIGIIIAILVNKYLNPRKTVEVGA; encoded by the coding sequence GTGAGAATAATTAACTCTTTTCAATTACCTAAATTGGGATTAAGAAATATAAAAACTGCTGTTGCTGTTTCTTTATGCATGATAGTTTTTAATATGATAAATAGAGAAAATCCTTTTTTTGCATGTATAGCTGCAGTTTTCTGTATGAAAGATACTGTTTCTAATAGCATATATATGGGTATAAATAGAATCGTAGGAACAATAATCGGTGGATTCATTGGTATAATATTAATTTATTTAAGTACAAAAATTCCTTTTTTATATAGCATCAGTCCTATAGTAACTGGCATGGGAATTTCCATATCAATATATATATGCACTCTCTTAAAAAAAGGTGAATCAGTTATAGTATCCTGTATTGTTATAAGTGGAATAATGATAAATAATTCATCACAGTTCCATTCTTATACATACGCCATAAGTAGAAGCATAGATACTATAATAGGTATAATTATAGCTATTTTAGTAAACAAATATCTTAATCCTAGAAAAACTGTTGAAGTTGGAGCATAA